Genomic segment of bacterium:
GCTCACCGTAGCCAATTACGCACGCCTCACGGGCGATCCATTTACGTGGGGGGTCGTCTGGCGGACGCTGTGGCTCGGGGCCATAACCACCGTGATCAGCCTGGTGCTGTCATACCCGCTTGCCTACCACCTCGCGCGGGCGCCTCGCCGGTGGAAAGGCCTCCTGATGATCCTTGTAGTCTCGCCGCTCCTGGTCGGGGTGCTCATCCGGACGTATGGGTGGATC
This window contains:
- a CDS encoding ABC transporter permease encodes the protein MPAAIDVGVRPAPRASGQALMIAPALCLMLVFFVLPYLNLLLISFFTQSHQAPYARVLTVANYARLTGDPFTWGVVWRTLWLGAITTVISLVLSYPLAYHLARAPRRWKGLLMILVVSPLLVGVLIRTYGWI